Proteins encoded together in one Prunus dulcis chromosome 3, ALMONDv2, whole genome shotgun sequence window:
- the LOC117622301 gene encoding homeobox-leucine zipper protein HDG2 isoform X1 — MPAGLMIPARNMPSMIGSNGNISGFGSSSGLTLGQPNLMEAGHLHPLDMAPNTSESDIARIREDDFDSATKSGSDNPEGGSGDDQDPRPKKKRYHRHTQHQIQEMEAFFKECPHPDDKQRKELSRELGLEPLQVKFWFQNKRTQMKTQHERHENTQLRNENEKLRADNMRYREALGSASCPNCGGPTAIGEMSFDEHHLRLENARLREEIDRISAIAAKYVGKPVGNYPLLSSPVPSRSPLDLGVGSFGGQPGMAGEMYGGGDLLRSISGPNEADKPLIIEIAVAAMEELIRMAQMGEPLWMTSLDGNTTVFNEDEYIRTFPRVAPKPSNHFKCEASRESAVVIMNHINLVEILMDVNQWSTVFSGIVSRAMTLEVLSTGVAGNYNGALQVMTAEFQVPSPLVPTRESYYVRYCKQHIDGTWAVVDVSLDTLRPNPAPRSCQRRPSGCLIQEMPNGYSKVTWVEHVDVDERGVHNLYKQLVNSGNAFGAKRWVATLDRQCERLASALASNIPTGDVGVITNQEGRKSMLKLAERMVISFCAGVSASTTHTWTTLSGTGADDVRVMTRKSVDDPGRPPGIVLSAATSFWLPVPPKRVFEFLRDENSRNEWDILSNGGIVQEMAHIANGRDTGNCVSLLRVNSANSSQSNMLILQESCTDQTASFVIYAPVDIVAMNVVLNGSDPDYVALLPSGFAILPDGGGMGDSGSGGSLLTVAFQILVDSVPTAKLSLGSVATVNNLIACTVERIKAALSCDTA; from the exons ATGCCGGCCGGGCTTATGATTCCGGCACGAAACATGCCATCGATGATTGGTAGCAATGGGAATATTAGCGGCTTTGGATCATCTTCAGGACTCACTCTTGGTCAG CCAAACTTGATGGAAGCTGGCCATCTGCACCCGCTGGACATGGCCCCAAACACATCAGAGAGCGACATTGCCCGAATCCGAGAGGATGACTTCGACAGCGCTACCAAATCCGGCAGTGACAACCCGGAGGGCGGTTCCGGTGACGACCAAGATCCTCGCCCGAAAAAGAAGCGTTACCACCGCCACACTCAGCATCAGATCCAAGAAATGGAAGC tttctTCAAGGAGTGTCCCCACCCAGATGACAAGCAGAGGAAGGAACTGAGCCGGGAATTAGGTTTGGAACCATTACAAGTgaaattttggtttcaaaaTAAGCGCACCCAAATGAAG ACTCAGCACGAGCGTCATGAGAACACACAACTTCGTAACGAAAACGAAAAGCTTCGTGCCGATAACATGAGGTACAGAGAAGCCCTAGGCAGTGCCTCTTGCCCCAATTGTGGTGGCCCGACAGCTATCGGAGAGATGTCATTTGACGAACACCATCTGAGACTTGAAAATGCTCGATTACGAGAAGAG ATTGACCGTATATCAGCAATAGCTGCGAAGTATGTAGGCAAACCAGTTGGGAATTACCCTCTTCTGTCTTCACCAGTTCCTTCTCGCAGTCCACTTGATCTTGGGGTTGGGAGCTTCGGGGGTCAGCCGGGCATGGCAGGAGAGATGTATGGAGGTGGAGACCTTCTGAGATCTATCAGTGGACCTAATGAGGCAGACAAACCACTGATAATCGAGATTGCAGTGGCAGCCATGGAAGAGCTAATCAGAATGGCTCAAATGGGTGAACCCTTGTGGATGACCAGCCTTGATGGCAACACCACCGTGTTTAATGAAGATGAGTATATCAGAACATTCCCTCGTGTTGCTCCAAAACCAAGCAATCATTTCAAATGTGAAGCTTCGCGCGAGAGCGCTGTTGTTATCATGAACCACATCAACCTTGTTGAGATTCTCATGGATGTG AATCAGTGGTCGACTGTGTTTTCTGGGATTGTGTCGAGAGCTATGACTCTGGAAGTGCTGTCAACTGGAGTGGCTGGAAATTACAATGGAGCCTTGCAAGTG ATGACGGCAGAATTTCAAGTACCCTCACCACTTGTTCCAACTCGTGAGAGTTATTATGTGAGGTACTGCAAACAGCATATTGATGGCACTTGGGCTGTGGTAGATGTCTCCTTGGACACTCTGCGCCCTAATCCTGCACCAAGGTCATGCCAAAGAAGGCCCTCTGGATGTCTCATCCAAGAAATGCCAAATGGATACTCGAAG GTTACATGGGTTGAGCATGTCGATGTGGATGAACGTGGTGTTCACAATCTGTACAAGCAGCTGGTTAACTCCGGCAACGCATTTGGGGCAAAACGATGGGTTGCTACCTTGGACCGTCAATGTGAACGTCTTGCCAGTGCCCTGGCATCAAACATCCCTACTGGTGATGTTGGTG TGATTACAAATCAAGAAGGCAGAAAAAGCATGTTAAAATTGGCTGAAAGGATGGTCATAAGCTTCTGTGCTGGAGTAAGCGCATCAACCACTCACACATGGACAACGCTGTCTGGGACCGGGGCTGATGATGTTCGGGTGATGACCCGAAAGAGTGTGGATGACCCTGGCAGGCCTCCCGGTATTGTGCTCAGTGCCGCCACATCTTTCTGGCTTCCAGTTCCTCCCAAAAGGGTATTTGAATTCCTCCGTGATGAGAACTCTCGTAATGAG TGGGACATTCTTTCCAATGGTGGAATTGTTCAAGAAATGGCACACATTGCTAATGGTCGCGACACTGGAAATTGCGTCTCTCTACTGCGAGTAAAT AGTGCGAATTCAAGCCAGAGCAACATGCTGATACTGCAAGAGAGCTGCACAGACCAAACAGCTTCCTTTGTGATTTACGCTCCAGTGGACATTGTTGCCATGAATGTGGTACTAAATGGGAGTGACCCTGACTATGTTGCTCTTCTTCCTTCTGGCTTTGCCATCCTTCCAGATGGAGGAGGCATGGGGGATTCTGGCTCTGGTGGTTCCCTTCTCACTGTTGCCTTTCAGATTCTGGTTGATTCTGTCCCCACCGCCAAGCTCTCTCTCGGGTCGGTGGCAACAGTTAACAATCTGATTGCTTGCACTGTAGAGAGGATCAAAGCTGCATTGTCTTGCGACACTGCATGA
- the LOC117622301 gene encoding homeobox-leucine zipper protein HDG2 isoform X3 codes for MFQPNLMEAGHLHPLDMAPNTSESDIARIREDDFDSATKSGSDNPEGGSGDDQDPRPKKKRYHRHTQHQIQEMEAFFKECPHPDDKQRKELSRELGLEPLQVKFWFQNKRTQMKTQHERHENTQLRNENEKLRADNMRYREALGSASCPNCGGPTAIGEMSFDEHHLRLENARLREEIDRISAIAAKYVGKPVGNYPLLSSPVPSRSPLDLGVGSFGGQPGMAGEMYGGGDLLRSISGPNEADKPLIIEIAVAAMEELIRMAQMGEPLWMTSLDGNTTVFNEDEYIRTFPRVAPKPSNHFKCEASRESAVVIMNHINLVEILMDVNQWSTVFSGIVSRAMTLEVLSTGVAGNYNGALQVMTAEFQVPSPLVPTRESYYVRYCKQHIDGTWAVVDVSLDTLRPNPAPRSCQRRPSGCLIQEMPNGYSKVTWVEHVDVDERGVHNLYKQLVNSGNAFGAKRWVATLDRQCERLASALASNIPTGDVGVITNQEGRKSMLKLAERMVISFCAGVSASTTHTWTTLSGTGADDVRVMTRKSVDDPGRPPGIVLSAATSFWLPVPPKRVFEFLRDENSRNEWDILSNGGIVQEMAHIANGRDTGNCVSLLRVNSANSSQSNMLILQESCTDQTASFVIYAPVDIVAMNVVLNGSDPDYVALLPSGFAILPDGGGMGDSGSGGSLLTVAFQILVDSVPTAKLSLGSVATVNNLIACTVERIKAALSCDTA; via the exons ATGTTCCAGCCAAACTTGATGGAAGCTGGCCATCTGCACCCGCTGGACATGGCCCCAAACACATCAGAGAGCGACATTGCCCGAATCCGAGAGGATGACTTCGACAGCGCTACCAAATCCGGCAGTGACAACCCGGAGGGCGGTTCCGGTGACGACCAAGATCCTCGCCCGAAAAAGAAGCGTTACCACCGCCACACTCAGCATCAGATCCAAGAAATGGAAGC tttctTCAAGGAGTGTCCCCACCCAGATGACAAGCAGAGGAAGGAACTGAGCCGGGAATTAGGTTTGGAACCATTACAAGTgaaattttggtttcaaaaTAAGCGCACCCAAATGAAG ACTCAGCACGAGCGTCATGAGAACACACAACTTCGTAACGAAAACGAAAAGCTTCGTGCCGATAACATGAGGTACAGAGAAGCCCTAGGCAGTGCCTCTTGCCCCAATTGTGGTGGCCCGACAGCTATCGGAGAGATGTCATTTGACGAACACCATCTGAGACTTGAAAATGCTCGATTACGAGAAGAG ATTGACCGTATATCAGCAATAGCTGCGAAGTATGTAGGCAAACCAGTTGGGAATTACCCTCTTCTGTCTTCACCAGTTCCTTCTCGCAGTCCACTTGATCTTGGGGTTGGGAGCTTCGGGGGTCAGCCGGGCATGGCAGGAGAGATGTATGGAGGTGGAGACCTTCTGAGATCTATCAGTGGACCTAATGAGGCAGACAAACCACTGATAATCGAGATTGCAGTGGCAGCCATGGAAGAGCTAATCAGAATGGCTCAAATGGGTGAACCCTTGTGGATGACCAGCCTTGATGGCAACACCACCGTGTTTAATGAAGATGAGTATATCAGAACATTCCCTCGTGTTGCTCCAAAACCAAGCAATCATTTCAAATGTGAAGCTTCGCGCGAGAGCGCTGTTGTTATCATGAACCACATCAACCTTGTTGAGATTCTCATGGATGTG AATCAGTGGTCGACTGTGTTTTCTGGGATTGTGTCGAGAGCTATGACTCTGGAAGTGCTGTCAACTGGAGTGGCTGGAAATTACAATGGAGCCTTGCAAGTG ATGACGGCAGAATTTCAAGTACCCTCACCACTTGTTCCAACTCGTGAGAGTTATTATGTGAGGTACTGCAAACAGCATATTGATGGCACTTGGGCTGTGGTAGATGTCTCCTTGGACACTCTGCGCCCTAATCCTGCACCAAGGTCATGCCAAAGAAGGCCCTCTGGATGTCTCATCCAAGAAATGCCAAATGGATACTCGAAG GTTACATGGGTTGAGCATGTCGATGTGGATGAACGTGGTGTTCACAATCTGTACAAGCAGCTGGTTAACTCCGGCAACGCATTTGGGGCAAAACGATGGGTTGCTACCTTGGACCGTCAATGTGAACGTCTTGCCAGTGCCCTGGCATCAAACATCCCTACTGGTGATGTTGGTG TGATTACAAATCAAGAAGGCAGAAAAAGCATGTTAAAATTGGCTGAAAGGATGGTCATAAGCTTCTGTGCTGGAGTAAGCGCATCAACCACTCACACATGGACAACGCTGTCTGGGACCGGGGCTGATGATGTTCGGGTGATGACCCGAAAGAGTGTGGATGACCCTGGCAGGCCTCCCGGTATTGTGCTCAGTGCCGCCACATCTTTCTGGCTTCCAGTTCCTCCCAAAAGGGTATTTGAATTCCTCCGTGATGAGAACTCTCGTAATGAG TGGGACATTCTTTCCAATGGTGGAATTGTTCAAGAAATGGCACACATTGCTAATGGTCGCGACACTGGAAATTGCGTCTCTCTACTGCGAGTAAAT AGTGCGAATTCAAGCCAGAGCAACATGCTGATACTGCAAGAGAGCTGCACAGACCAAACAGCTTCCTTTGTGATTTACGCTCCAGTGGACATTGTTGCCATGAATGTGGTACTAAATGGGAGTGACCCTGACTATGTTGCTCTTCTTCCTTCTGGCTTTGCCATCCTTCCAGATGGAGGAGGCATGGGGGATTCTGGCTCTGGTGGTTCCCTTCTCACTGTTGCCTTTCAGATTCTGGTTGATTCTGTCCCCACCGCCAAGCTCTCTCTCGGGTCGGTGGCAACAGTTAACAATCTGATTGCTTGCACTGTAGAGAGGATCAAAGCTGCATTGTCTTGCGACACTGCATGA
- the LOC117622301 gene encoding homeobox-leucine zipper protein HDG2 isoform X2, protein MPAGLMIPARNMPSMIGSNGNISGFGSSSGLTLGQPNLMEAGHLHPLDMAPNTSESDIARIREDDFDSATKSGSDNPEGGSGDDQDPRPKKKRYHRHTQHQIQEMEAFFKECPHPDDKQRKELSRELGLEPLQVKFWFQNKRTQMKTQHERHENTQLRNENEKLRADNMRYREALGSASCPNCGGPTAIGEMSFDEHHLRLENARLREEIDRISAIAAKYVGKPVGNYPLLSSPVPSRSPLDLGVGSFGGQPGMAGEMYGGGDLLRSISGPNEADKPLIIEIAVAAMEELIRMAQMGEPLWMTSLDGNTTVFNEDEYIRTFPRVAPKPSNHFKCEASRESAVVIMNHINLVEILMDVNQWSTVFSGIVSRAMTLEVLSTGVAGNYNGALQVMTAEFQVPSPLVPTRESYYVRYCKQHIDGTWAVVDVSLDTLRPNPAPRSCQRRPSGCLIQEMPNGYSKVTWVEHVDVDERGVHNLYKQLVNSGNAFGAKRWVATLDRQCERLASALASNIPTGDVGVITNQEGRKSMLKLAERMVISFCAGVSASTTHTWTTLSGTGADDVRVMTRKSVDDPGRPPGIVLSAATSFWLPVPPKRVFEFLRDENSRNEWDILSNGGIVQEMAHIANGRDTGNCVSLLRSANSSQSNMLILQESCTDQTASFVIYAPVDIVAMNVVLNGSDPDYVALLPSGFAILPDGGGMGDSGSGGSLLTVAFQILVDSVPTAKLSLGSVATVNNLIACTVERIKAALSCDTA, encoded by the exons ATGCCGGCCGGGCTTATGATTCCGGCACGAAACATGCCATCGATGATTGGTAGCAATGGGAATATTAGCGGCTTTGGATCATCTTCAGGACTCACTCTTGGTCAG CCAAACTTGATGGAAGCTGGCCATCTGCACCCGCTGGACATGGCCCCAAACACATCAGAGAGCGACATTGCCCGAATCCGAGAGGATGACTTCGACAGCGCTACCAAATCCGGCAGTGACAACCCGGAGGGCGGTTCCGGTGACGACCAAGATCCTCGCCCGAAAAAGAAGCGTTACCACCGCCACACTCAGCATCAGATCCAAGAAATGGAAGC tttctTCAAGGAGTGTCCCCACCCAGATGACAAGCAGAGGAAGGAACTGAGCCGGGAATTAGGTTTGGAACCATTACAAGTgaaattttggtttcaaaaTAAGCGCACCCAAATGAAG ACTCAGCACGAGCGTCATGAGAACACACAACTTCGTAACGAAAACGAAAAGCTTCGTGCCGATAACATGAGGTACAGAGAAGCCCTAGGCAGTGCCTCTTGCCCCAATTGTGGTGGCCCGACAGCTATCGGAGAGATGTCATTTGACGAACACCATCTGAGACTTGAAAATGCTCGATTACGAGAAGAG ATTGACCGTATATCAGCAATAGCTGCGAAGTATGTAGGCAAACCAGTTGGGAATTACCCTCTTCTGTCTTCACCAGTTCCTTCTCGCAGTCCACTTGATCTTGGGGTTGGGAGCTTCGGGGGTCAGCCGGGCATGGCAGGAGAGATGTATGGAGGTGGAGACCTTCTGAGATCTATCAGTGGACCTAATGAGGCAGACAAACCACTGATAATCGAGATTGCAGTGGCAGCCATGGAAGAGCTAATCAGAATGGCTCAAATGGGTGAACCCTTGTGGATGACCAGCCTTGATGGCAACACCACCGTGTTTAATGAAGATGAGTATATCAGAACATTCCCTCGTGTTGCTCCAAAACCAAGCAATCATTTCAAATGTGAAGCTTCGCGCGAGAGCGCTGTTGTTATCATGAACCACATCAACCTTGTTGAGATTCTCATGGATGTG AATCAGTGGTCGACTGTGTTTTCTGGGATTGTGTCGAGAGCTATGACTCTGGAAGTGCTGTCAACTGGAGTGGCTGGAAATTACAATGGAGCCTTGCAAGTG ATGACGGCAGAATTTCAAGTACCCTCACCACTTGTTCCAACTCGTGAGAGTTATTATGTGAGGTACTGCAAACAGCATATTGATGGCACTTGGGCTGTGGTAGATGTCTCCTTGGACACTCTGCGCCCTAATCCTGCACCAAGGTCATGCCAAAGAAGGCCCTCTGGATGTCTCATCCAAGAAATGCCAAATGGATACTCGAAG GTTACATGGGTTGAGCATGTCGATGTGGATGAACGTGGTGTTCACAATCTGTACAAGCAGCTGGTTAACTCCGGCAACGCATTTGGGGCAAAACGATGGGTTGCTACCTTGGACCGTCAATGTGAACGTCTTGCCAGTGCCCTGGCATCAAACATCCCTACTGGTGATGTTGGTG TGATTACAAATCAAGAAGGCAGAAAAAGCATGTTAAAATTGGCTGAAAGGATGGTCATAAGCTTCTGTGCTGGAGTAAGCGCATCAACCACTCACACATGGACAACGCTGTCTGGGACCGGGGCTGATGATGTTCGGGTGATGACCCGAAAGAGTGTGGATGACCCTGGCAGGCCTCCCGGTATTGTGCTCAGTGCCGCCACATCTTTCTGGCTTCCAGTTCCTCCCAAAAGGGTATTTGAATTCCTCCGTGATGAGAACTCTCGTAATGAG TGGGACATTCTTTCCAATGGTGGAATTGTTCAAGAAATGGCACACATTGCTAATGGTCGCGACACTGGAAATTGCGTCTCTCTACTGCGA AGTGCGAATTCAAGCCAGAGCAACATGCTGATACTGCAAGAGAGCTGCACAGACCAAACAGCTTCCTTTGTGATTTACGCTCCAGTGGACATTGTTGCCATGAATGTGGTACTAAATGGGAGTGACCCTGACTATGTTGCTCTTCTTCCTTCTGGCTTTGCCATCCTTCCAGATGGAGGAGGCATGGGGGATTCTGGCTCTGGTGGTTCCCTTCTCACTGTTGCCTTTCAGATTCTGGTTGATTCTGTCCCCACCGCCAAGCTCTCTCTCGGGTCGGTGGCAACAGTTAACAATCTGATTGCTTGCACTGTAGAGAGGATCAAAGCTGCATTGTCTTGCGACACTGCATGA